TGTAAAAAATCTCTTTGATGCTATAAGTCACTGTATTTCCTAAGAGCTGGCTGGCGTCATCGCGCAAGGCGAGCGCATCGCGTCCGGCGCGCTGCGCCGTCACCGCAAAAGCCGATTGACAACCCTCTATTATATGCCGCCGCGACACTTCCCGTGCAAATGCCGTGGCCGCCATCTGGCGCCGCGGTGTCAACGGGCAAGAAAGCCACAGCGGCAGGCATAACTGCGTAGCTTTTGCGTTTAGACAATATAAATAACCCATAGTTAATATATTTTCTGTAAGAACATTGCCCGTTGGAAAACATTTAGGGAGCAAGGACATGCTGCAACGCTGGATACGCCTGCCGTACCGCCTGAGCATTCTGGCCTGTCTGGCAGGCAGCGCCCTCGCCGCCTTGCACGCCGGATACGCGGCCGGGACGATGCCGCAAGTCAGCCTCCCCGCCCCTCTGCTGATGGTCTGCGCCATGCTGCTCATTGCGCTGGCGCTGGCGCTGTTGCTGTGGCGCCAGCGCCGCCTGGCGCTGCGCCAGCGGGCGCTGGAACAGCTGCGCGCCGACGCCGAGCAGACGCGCCTGGCCAGCGGACAGCGCAAGGCGCGCGAACAGGAACGCCTGCGCATCGGGCGCGATATCCACGACGACCTGGGCCAGCATTTGCTGACCCTGAAAATCGACCTGTCCATGCTGCAGGCCAGCGCGCATGGCGCGACGCCCCAGCTGGCGCGGCAACTGGCCGTGATGGTGCGCAATGTCGACCAAAGCATCGCAGCGCTGCGCCGCGTCATCCACGACCTGCGTCCACCCGCCCTCGATGCCGGCCTGCAAGCGGCGTGCGACGGCTTGCTGGCGGACTTTCAGCGCAGCACGGGCATCGATTGCAGCTGCGATTACCGGCTCGACGCCGCCGCCGGCAGCGCGCACGGCGCCCTGCTGTACC
Above is a genomic segment from Janthinobacterium sp. 64 containing:
- a CDS encoding sensor histidine kinase; this translates as MLQRWIRLPYRLSILACLAGSALAALHAGYAAGTMPQVSLPAPLLMVCAMLLIALALALLLWRQRRLALRQRALEQLRADAEQTRLASGQRKAREQERLRIGRDIHDDLGQHLLTLKIDLSMLQASAHGATPQLARQLAVMVRNVDQSIAALRRVIHDLRPPALDAGLQAACDGLLADFQRSTGIDCSCDYRLDAAAGSAHGALLYHALQEALANIARHAHATHVQLCLQQTGDTLACRISDDGVGLTGSPPRLGCGLSGMHERVAAAGGSLHIASHSGAGTTLHLSLPLPDCRHDEAMLHR